A portion of the Candidatus Kryptonium sp. genome contains these proteins:
- the sufD gene encoding Fe-S cluster assembly protein SufD: protein MSEVILPNCLTHETIDKLSSQRNEPLWFQEKRNEAFEILDELKLPESKYTKIKGFNLEILNPFLSGNPEKVLFDIKKLGIFIVQANTSTEYKISPEYLGKVVLMPLARALGEYEEMIKERIFTKFRYDQNKFTALHLAFLNSGVFIYVPDGVELDKPIYIVNEVQSENAGVFSHNLVIVGKNSHVTVVEENHCCLGNEYAVMTNVSEIFGGEGSNVNFISINNLGYGIYNYIERNFIPEKDAKINFIGNWLGSKFTISRHSAFLEKPGSEFRDVQIAFATGSQHFDLTSYAQHISPYTKSDIVLRGVSKDKARMVFYGLVDIEKNAHDSDSFLSEHAMLLNPGAGANAIPSLQIKNANVRAGHAATVGQIDEEQIFYLMTRGLSEGEARKTIVEGFLLPAFDEIRIDFVRERIKEMIDQKWNM, encoded by the coding sequence ATGTCTGAAGTCATTCTGCCGAATTGTTTGACTCATGAAACTATAGATAAACTTTCAAGTCAAAGAAATGAACCTTTGTGGTTTCAAGAAAAACGCAATGAAGCTTTTGAAATTCTGGACGAGCTGAAACTTCCAGAATCAAAATACACGAAGATAAAGGGATTCAACTTAGAGATTCTAAATCCGTTCCTTTCAGGAAATCCCGAGAAAGTTCTTTTTGACATAAAAAAACTTGGCATTTTTATCGTTCAAGCGAATACCTCAACTGAATATAAAATTTCGCCCGAATATCTCGGCAAAGTTGTTCTGATGCCACTTGCGAGAGCGCTTGGTGAATATGAGGAAATGATTAAAGAGAGGATATTTACAAAGTTTAGATACGACCAAAATAAATTTACCGCTTTACATCTTGCATTTTTAAATTCGGGCGTTTTCATTTATGTCCCCGATGGCGTTGAACTTGATAAACCAATTTACATCGTAAACGAGGTTCAATCTGAGAACGCTGGTGTTTTCTCGCATAATCTGGTAATAGTGGGTAAAAATTCACATGTTACGGTGGTTGAGGAAAATCATTGTTGCCTTGGGAATGAGTACGCAGTTATGACAAATGTAAGCGAGATATTTGGGGGCGAGGGAAGCAATGTTAATTTCATCAGCATAAATAATCTCGGTTATGGGATATACAATTACATTGAGAGAAATTTCATTCCAGAGAAGGACGCAAAGATAAATTTCATTGGCAATTGGCTTGGTAGTAAGTTCACCATTTCAAGACATTCAGCTTTTCTTGAGAAACCTGGTTCGGAATTCAGAGATGTTCAAATTGCCTTTGCCACTGGCTCCCAGCATTTTGATTTAACAAGTTATGCACAACACATAAGCCCGTATACTAAAAGTGATATAGTATTGCGCGGTGTTTCAAAGGATAAAGCAAGAATGGTTTTCTACGGACTTGTTGATATTGAGAAGAACGCTCATGATTCCGATTCATTTTTAAGTGAACATGCCATGCTTTTAAATCCTGGAGCAGGAGCGAATGCGATACCTTCACTTCAAATCAAAAATGCGAATGTTCGCGCTGGACATGCTGCAACGGTTGGACAAATTGATGAAGAACAAATTTTTTATCTTATGACGCGAGGATTAAGCGAAGGTGAAGCAAGAAAAACAATTGTTGAGGGTTTCCTTCTCCCAGCGTTTGATGAAATAAGGATTGACTTCGTTCGCGAAAGAATTAAAGAGATGATAGATCAAAAATGGAACATGTAA
- a CDS encoding SUF system NifU family Fe-S cluster assembly protein has translation MDELQMEILLDHYQNPRNFGHLENPDIVHEEGNPSCGDQIRIEIKIQDNKISDIKFTGKGCTISQASASILTEIVKGKTLDEIKKFSKEDMLNALGIPISPIRLKCALLGLKVLKAGIYGINTWPGEED, from the coding sequence ATGGACGAACTTCAAATGGAAATTCTGCTGGATCATTATCAAAACCCAAGAAATTTTGGGCACCTTGAAAATCCAGACATAGTCCACGAGGAAGGGAATCCGTCGTGTGGTGATCAAATTAGAATTGAAATTAAAATTCAAGACAACAAAATATCAGACATCAAATTTACAGGAAAAGGTTGCACCATAAGTCAAGCTTCGGCTTCAATACTCACAGAGATAGTTAAGGGAAAAACACTTGACGAGATCAAAAAATTCAGCAAGGAAGACATGCTTAATGCTTTGGGGATACCGATAAGCCCAATAAGGTTGAAATGTGCACTTCTTGGTTTAAAGGTTTTGAAAGCTGGAATTTACGGAATTAACACCTGGCCGGGTGAAGAAGATTGA
- a CDS encoding non-heme iron oxygenase ferredoxin subunit, with protein sequence MKSVNEYIQIAKIDEIKNGELKVFEVNDESVILINLNGEIFAYKNQCSHMELELNDAEIDGEILTCPWHGAKFDIRTGAVVRLPASQPLEKYEVKVEGDKIFIKI encoded by the coding sequence ATGAAATCCGTTAATGAATATATTCAGATCGCAAAAATTGATGAGATTAAAAACGGGGAGTTAAAGGTTTTTGAGGTGAACGACGAATCGGTAATCTTGATAAATTTAAATGGTGAGATTTTTGCGTATAAGAATCAGTGCTCTCATATGGAGCTTGAATTGAACGATGCGGAAATTGATGGTGAGATTTTAACTTGCCCATGGCATGGTGCAAAATTTGACATAAGAACAGGTGCTGTTGTTCGCTTGCCTGCTTCTCAACCGCTTGAAAAGTACGAGGTCAAGGTTGAGGGTGATAAAATTTTTATAAAAATTTAA
- a CDS encoding cysteine desulfurase yields the protein MDIEKIRNDFPILNRIINGYPVVYFDNAATTQRPKQVIDAVKNFYENTNANIHRAVHTLSYEATVAYEEAHKKVAKFINARSWREIVFTRNATEAINLVAYAWGLTNLREGDEVVVTIMEHHSNIVPWQWLRKFKGITLKFVDITDDGYLKLDEFERLITEKTKLVGVVHASNVLGTINPVKEITQIAKSRGAYVLIDGAQSAPHIKIDVQDIGCDFFVASGHKMLGPTGIGFLYARREILETMEPFLYGGDMISTVTVEGATWNELPWKFEAGTPNIAGGIGLGTAIDYLQNIGMDKVFEHEKELLNYAFEKMAEIPDVEIYGPRENRLGVISFNIRGIHPHDIAGVLDQHGIAVRSGNHCTQPLLARLGVDNTVRASFYIYNTFEEVDRFIEALKKSVKIFKR from the coding sequence ATTGACATTGAAAAAATCAGAAACGACTTCCCGATTTTAAACCGTATCATCAATGGCTATCCTGTTGTCTATTTTGATAATGCAGCTACAACGCAAAGACCTAAGCAGGTAATTGATGCTGTTAAAAATTTTTATGAAAATACGAATGCTAACATTCACAGGGCTGTTCACACTTTAAGTTATGAAGCAACCGTTGCTTACGAAGAAGCACATAAGAAAGTCGCAAAATTTATCAACGCAAGATCATGGCGCGAGATAGTTTTCACAAGAAATGCAACAGAAGCGATTAACCTCGTTGCTTATGCCTGGGGATTGACAAATTTAAGAGAAGGGGATGAGGTTGTTGTTACGATTATGGAACATCATTCAAACATCGTCCCGTGGCAATGGCTCAGGAAATTTAAAGGTATAACTTTGAAGTTTGTTGATATAACTGATGATGGATATCTAAAACTTGATGAGTTTGAAAGATTAATAACCGAAAAAACAAAACTCGTTGGTGTTGTTCACGCTTCAAATGTGCTTGGAACAATCAATCCTGTTAAGGAGATAACTCAAATTGCGAAATCAAGAGGAGCTTATGTTCTAATTGATGGGGCGCAGTCGGCTCCACATATAAAAATTGATGTTCAAGACATAGGTTGTGACTTCTTTGTTGCATCAGGACATAAAATGCTCGGCCCGACGGGTATAGGTTTTCTTTATGCAAGGCGTGAGATACTTGAAACTATGGAACCATTTCTTTATGGCGGTGATATGATAAGCACTGTCACAGTTGAAGGCGCAACTTGGAATGAATTGCCGTGGAAATTTGAAGCGGGAACACCAAATATCGCAGGTGGAATTGGGCTTGGCACTGCAATTGATTATCTGCAAAATATCGGGATGGACAAAGTTTTTGAGCACGAGAAAGAATTGTTGAACTATGCTTTTGAAAAGATGGCCGAAATTCCAGATGTTGAGATCTACGGACCGAGGGAGAATCGGCTCGGGGTTATTTCATTCAATATTCGTGGCATACATCCGCACGATATCGCAGGCGTCCTTGATCAACACGGTATCGCTGTTCGTTCTGGGAATCATTGCACACAACCTTTGCTCGCACGACTCGGGGTTGATAACACTGTAAGAGCAAGTTTTTACATTTACAACACATTTGAAGAAGTTGACAGATTTATTGAAGCTTTGAAAAAGTCGGTTAAAATTTTCAAAAGATAA
- a CDS encoding IscS subfamily cysteine desulfurase has product MRFPIYLDNHSTTPVDPRVLDAMIPYFVEKFGNPASRQHQFGWEAEAAVELARKQIAELINANPKEIIFTSGATESINLALKGIALAYSEKGKHIITTQIEHKATLDACKRLEKMGFKVDYLQVDKYGLVDPDEIRKKITSETILVSVMFANNEIGTIEPIEEIGKICAEFGVIFHTDAAQALGKIPIDVQSLNIDLMSMSAHKLYGPKGVGALFIKKKTPRIKIIPIIDGGGHESGLRSGTLNVPGIVGFGKACEIAKMEMNEESERVRKLRDKLQYGIMNSLEDVYLNGHPVKRLPNNLNLSFDGVESEAILMGMKEIAVSTGSACSSASVEKSHVLKAIGLNDDLIAGAIRFGIGRFNTEEEIDYTINRVIEVVNHLRDISPKYKFRKEISKT; this is encoded by the coding sequence TTGCGCTTCCCAATATATCTTGATAATCATTCAACCACGCCAGTTGATCCGAGAGTCCTTGATGCTATGATTCCTTATTTCGTCGAAAAATTTGGTAATCCGGCAAGTCGCCAACATCAATTTGGTTGGGAAGCAGAGGCAGCGGTTGAGCTCGCACGAAAGCAAATAGCTGAACTTATCAATGCAAATCCAAAGGAAATAATTTTTACAAGCGGGGCAACTGAATCAATAAATCTTGCCTTAAAGGGAATCGCTTTGGCTTACTCTGAAAAGGGAAAACATATAATCACGACTCAAATTGAGCACAAAGCAACGCTTGATGCCTGTAAACGGCTTGAAAAAATGGGCTTTAAAGTTGATTACCTTCAAGTTGATAAGTATGGGCTTGTTGATCCAGATGAAATTAGGAAAAAAATTACATCGGAGACTATACTCGTAAGCGTTATGTTCGCAAATAACGAAATTGGAACAATTGAACCAATTGAAGAAATCGGTAAAATTTGTGCTGAATTTGGGGTCATATTTCACACAGACGCAGCACAAGCATTAGGTAAAATACCTATTGATGTTCAGAGTTTAAACATTGATCTTATGTCAATGTCTGCGCATAAACTTTATGGACCTAAAGGTGTTGGTGCTTTGTTTATAAAGAAGAAAACACCGAGAATTAAAATAATTCCAATCATTGATGGCGGTGGTCATGAAAGTGGATTAAGGTCTGGAACATTGAATGTGCCAGGAATTGTTGGATTTGGAAAGGCGTGTGAGATCGCAAAAATGGAAATGAACGAAGAATCCGAAAGAGTTAGAAAGCTTCGCGATAAACTTCAATATGGAATCATGAACTCGCTTGAAGATGTTTATTTAAATGGTCATCCTGTTAAAAGATTACCGAATAACTTAAATTTAAGTTTTGATGGCGTTGAAAGCGAAGCTATATTGATGGGAATGAAAGAAATCGCTGTATCAACCGGTTCTGCTTGTTCCTCCGCATCTGTTGAAAAATCACATGTTTTAAAAGCAATAGGTTTAAACGACGATTTGATCGCAGGGGCGATAAGATTTGGAATCGGAAGATTTAACACTGAAGAGGAAATTGATTATACCATCAATCGCGTCATTGAAGTTGTTAATCATTTGCGAGACATATCACCGAAATATAAATTCAGAAAAGAAATCTCAAAAACTTGA
- a CDS encoding iron-sulfur cluster assembly accessory protein, translating to MSQINQEQIERIKISDRAAREIKQIIQDNNIPSEYALRIGVKAGGCSGFSYVLVFDEIRENDIVFSSNGIRVTIDPKSLFYLEGTELDFVDSLMGRGFVFHNPNATRSCGCGHSFSV from the coding sequence ATGAGCCAAATAAATCAAGAGCAAATTGAAAGAATAAAAATTAGCGATAGAGCAGCAAGGGAGATAAAACAGATAATTCAAGATAATAACATTCCGTCAGAATATGCGTTGAGGATCGGCGTTAAAGCTGGTGGTTGCTCAGGATTTTCTTATGTTTTAGTTTTTGATGAGATAAGGGAAAACGATATTGTGTTTTCATCAAATGGTATAAGGGTGACCATTGATCCGAAAAGTTTATTTTATCTTGAGGGGACAGAGCTTGATTTCGTTGATAGTTTGATGGGTCGTGGCTTTGTTTTCCATAATCCGAACGCGACGAGAAGTTGTGGTTGTGGGCATTCGTTCTCAGTGTGA
- a CDS encoding Fe-Mn family superoxide dismutase produces the protein MPYEAKNYDHLLGTPGFSDQLLKNHFTLYQGYVTNTNKLADILAQMVKEGKTGTPEYAELKRRFGWEYNGMRLHEYYFGNMIKGGKELDKGSAFYRKLTEDFGSYENWEKDFKASGTMRGIGWVVLYLDPIANRLFNTWINEHDLGHLAGSIPLLIMDVFEHAYMIDYGLKKADYIEAFFKAIDWSVVVNRFNNAPRVTL, from the coding sequence ATGCCTTACGAAGCAAAAAATTACGACCACCTTTTGGGAACGCCTGGTTTCAGTGATCAGCTTTTGAAAAATCATTTTACATTATATCAAGGTTATGTGACGAATACAAACAAGCTTGCAGATATACTTGCTCAAATGGTGAAAGAAGGGAAAACCGGAACACCTGAATATGCAGAGCTGAAAAGAAGATTTGGTTGGGAATACAACGGAATGCGACTTCATGAGTATTACTTTGGAAACATGATTAAGGGCGGAAAAGAGCTTGATAAGGGTTCAGCATTTTATAGAAAATTGACTGAAGATTTCGGCTCATATGAAAATTGGGAGAAAGATTTCAAAGCATCAGGCACAATGAGAGGTATTGGTTGGGTTGTTTTATATCTTGATCCAATTGCAAACAGGTTATTCAACACTTGGATAAATGAACATGATCTCGGCCATCTTGCTGGTTCAATACCGCTTTTAATTATGGATGTTTTTGAGCATGCGTATATGATTGATTATGGTTTAAAGAAAGCTGATTATATTGAAGCATTCTTCAAAGCAATTGATTGGTCCGTGGTTGTGAACAGGTTTAACAACGCTCCAAGGGTAACATTATAA
- a CDS encoding archaemetzincin family Zn-dependent metalloprotease, whose protein sequence is MNNLDICIVKIGEVESDSIEILQNGLKLHLGWNVKHVGKVEIPSQSYNPFRRQFNSSLILDRIKKEFKAKDFAFVLGITEVDLYAHGLNFVFGEADPVEKVCVISTFRLKPEFYGKKSNKNLFEKRLLTEAVHEIGHLLNLKHCPNPACVMFFSNSILDTDRKGFLFCNKCKSKLSTLE, encoded by the coding sequence ATGAACAATCTTGATATTTGCATCGTTAAGATTGGGGAAGTTGAAAGTGACTCCATTGAAATTTTACAAAATGGGTTGAAATTGCATCTTGGATGGAATGTTAAGCATGTTGGTAAAGTTGAAATTCCTTCCCAAAGCTATAATCCTTTCCGAAGACAGTTCAATTCATCTTTGATACTTGATCGGATTAAGAAAGAATTTAAAGCAAAAGATTTTGCCTTTGTTCTCGGAATCACGGAGGTTGATCTGTATGCTCATGGTTTAAATTTCGTCTTTGGCGAAGCCGATCCAGTTGAAAAAGTATGTGTAATTTCAACTTTTAGGTTAAAGCCAGAGTTTTACGGTAAGAAGTCAAATAAAAATCTTTTTGAAAAACGACTTTTAACCGAGGCAGTTCACGAAATTGGGCATTTGTTGAATCTAAAACATTGTCCTAATCCAGCTTGTGTAATGTTTTTCTCAAACTCAATACTTGACACAGATAGAAAGGGTTTTCTATTTTGTAATAAATGCAAAAGTAAATTAAGCACTTTGGAATGA
- a CDS encoding DUF2203 domain-containing protein, whose product MKYLHEKHFTLEEAKNLLEQIKPLVSRMIELKKVIDSKGYDIYQHRYFTGNPNGEKNYPPELEEIVALIERIESLGALVKGIEQGLIDFPHIRRNGEEVYLCWMYGEDTIRYWHRISEGFIGRKSLEDI is encoded by the coding sequence ATGAAATACCTTCACGAGAAACATTTCACGCTTGAAGAAGCCAAAAATTTGCTTGAGCAGATAAAACCTCTCGTTTCAAGGATGATTGAGCTCAAAAAAGTTATTGATTCAAAAGGTTATGATATTTATCAGCATAGGTATTTTACTGGAAATCCGAATGGAGAAAAGAATTATCCTCCTGAACTTGAAGAGATAGTCGCTCTGATTGAAAGGATAGAATCATTGGGGGCACTTGTCAAAGGAATTGAGCAAGGTCTTATTGATTTTCCTCACATAAGAAGAAATGGCGAGGAAGTTTATCTTTGCTGGATGTATGGTGAGGACACGATACGCTATTGGCATAGGATAAGCGAAGGTTTTATTGGAAGGAAGTCGCTTGAAGATATTTAG
- the nfo gene encoding deoxyribonuclease IV, giving the protein MKNYQRLNIGAHISISGGLDKSVSRAVKIGCETIQIFTKSNAQWNARKLNENEIKKFQAELKNFQIHPVVVHSSYLINLCASDREILKKSRISFIEELKRCEKIGALCLVFHPGAHLGKGEDYGIKMTAESLNIIHERTPNFKTLTVIELTAGQGTVIGYRFEQIRKLIDLIEEKDRIGVCVDTCHIFSAGYDIRTEKGCENVFKEFDEIIGIDKIKVFHLNDSKRELNSRVDRHFHIGKGKIGKTAFRFIMQNPLFANIPKIIETPKGHDDKLDIMNLRTLRKLSLS; this is encoded by the coding sequence ATGAAAAATTACCAAAGATTAAACATCGGGGCTCATATCTCAATAAGCGGTGGATTAGATAAATCTGTTTCAAGAGCTGTAAAAATCGGTTGCGAAACGATCCAGATATTTACGAAAAGCAACGCACAGTGGAACGCAAGAAAGTTAAATGAAAACGAGATAAAAAAATTTCAAGCCGAGCTAAAAAATTTCCAAATTCATCCTGTCGTTGTTCATAGCTCCTATCTAATAAATCTATGCGCAAGCGATAGAGAAATACTTAAAAAATCAAGAATCTCATTCATTGAAGAGTTGAAAAGATGTGAAAAAATCGGTGCATTATGCCTTGTATTCCATCCTGGCGCCCACCTCGGTAAAGGTGAAGATTACGGAATCAAAATGACCGCAGAATCGCTAAACATAATCCACGAAAGAACCCCAAATTTTAAAACTTTGACAGTGATTGAATTGACCGCCGGACAAGGCACTGTGATAGGTTATAGGTTTGAACAGATAAGAAAATTGATTGATCTCATTGAAGAGAAAGATCGGATTGGAGTTTGCGTTGATACTTGCCATATCTTTTCCGCTGGATACGACATAAGGACAGAAAAAGGATGTGAAAATGTTTTCAAAGAATTTGATGAAATTATCGGTATTGATAAAATAAAAGTTTTCCATCTCAATGATTCAAAACGAGAGCTAAACTCAAGAGTTGACAGACACTTTCACATTGGGAAAGGTAAAATCGGAAAAACAGCCTTTCGCTTCATAATGCAAAACCCACTCTTTGCAAATATACCCAAAATAATTGAGACACCCAAAGGTCACGATGACAAACTTGACATAATGAACTTAAGAACCTTGCGAAAATTAAGTTTAAGTTAA
- a CDS encoding DUF5668 domain-containing protein: MSLISQKNKTAFLLGIMLVIVGTLILFDKLEILHLSWKKIVSVLLVIYGTYLGYSGFGLNSNRKVFWGSLFFFFGIYLFIDSFELLNPEIHFFWPVLLIVTGLSFFMSFVNRPQEYALLLPAVMLTGLGTLFLLTNVGVIYSFEFWENFEKFWPVLLILLGLYFILKKR; the protein is encoded by the coding sequence ATGAGTCTCATTTCACAGAAGAATAAAACGGCGTTTCTACTTGGAATTATGCTTGTTATCGTTGGAACTCTGATTTTATTTGACAAACTTGAGATTTTACACTTGAGTTGGAAAAAAATTGTCTCCGTCTTACTTGTAATTTATGGCACATATCTTGGATATTCGGGCTTCGGGCTAAATTCAAATAGAAAAGTCTTTTGGGGCTCGCTGTTTTTCTTTTTTGGAATTTATCTGTTCATTGATTCCTTTGAATTATTAAATCCAGAAATTCATTTTTTCTGGCCGGTGCTTTTGATAGTCACGGGCTTGTCATTTTTCATGTCATTTGTTAACCGTCCACAAGAATATGCTCTGCTTCTTCCAGCGGTGATGCTTACTGGGCTTGGGACTTTATTCCTACTTACAAATGTTGGAGTCATATACTCTTTTGAATTTTGGGAGAATTTTGAAAAATTCTGGCCTGTTTTGTTGATACTTCTTGGTCTTTATTTCATACTGAAAAAGAGATGA
- the lysA gene encoding diaminopimelate decarboxylase gives MTHFYYKSDELYCENVPVRKIAEEFGTPVYIYSKAQIVQNFESLKNSLRNSKILYALKANSNPSILKIINQLGAGADAVSAGEIYLALKSGFKPEKISFAGVGKYENEIEYAIEKDVFSLNIESEQELFIVSEIAQSLNKQVNVLIRVNPDIDAKTHPHISTGIKTSKFGIDPDEAIDVFKKASKLPGVVLLGIHTHIGSQIVDVEPFVETAKFILKYIEKLEKEGIRISHIDFGGGIGVKYKNVISNDKLPLEENDDKELKPEIFANEVLPILEKSGCDLMFEPGRFIIANAGIIVGKVIYTKKNKAKNFIITDISMTELIRPVLYNAYHQVVPVVLNNEKIEIVDIVGPVCETSDFIARDRKIPEVSRGDYIAVMTTGAYGFVSSSNYNARLRPAEVLIDGENYYLIREPETFEDLLSKTVWIKI, from the coding sequence TTGACTCATTTCTACTACAAATCCGATGAACTTTATTGTGAAAATGTCCCAGTTAGAAAAATAGCCGAGGAATTTGGAACCCCTGTCTATATTTACAGCAAAGCACAAATAGTTCAAAATTTTGAATCACTAAAAAATTCTCTCCGCAACTCAAAAATTTTATATGCCTTAAAAGCGAATTCAAATCCCTCAATACTTAAAATCATAAATCAACTCGGCGCAGGGGCAGATGCCGTCTCAGCTGGCGAGATTTATTTAGCATTAAAATCTGGTTTCAAACCTGAAAAAATATCATTTGCGGGCGTCGGGAAATATGAAAACGAAATAGAATACGCAATTGAAAAAGATGTTTTCTCACTTAATATTGAATCAGAACAAGAACTTTTCATCGTCAGCGAAATTGCACAAAGTTTGAATAAACAGGTCAATGTTTTAATCCGAGTAAATCCTGATATTGACGCAAAAACTCATCCACACATCTCAACCGGAATAAAAACAAGTAAGTTTGGAATTGATCCAGATGAAGCAATTGATGTCTTCAAAAAGGCATCAAAACTTCCTGGCGTTGTGCTCCTTGGAATACATACACACATCGGCTCTCAAATCGTTGATGTTGAGCCATTCGTTGAAACAGCGAAATTCATTCTAAAATACATTGAAAAACTTGAAAAGGAAGGGATCAGAATTTCACACATTGATTTTGGTGGAGGGATAGGCGTGAAATATAAAAATGTAATTTCAAACGACAAATTACCACTTGAAGAAAATGATGATAAAGAACTAAAACCAGAAATCTTTGCAAACGAAGTCCTTCCAATACTTGAAAAATCCGGCTGCGACCTTATGTTTGAGCCTGGGAGATTCATAATCGCAAACGCTGGGATAATCGTTGGAAAAGTTATTTACACCAAAAAAAATAAAGCAAAAAATTTCATCATCACAGATATTTCAATGACTGAGCTTATAAGACCAGTTCTATACAACGCATATCATCAAGTTGTCCCTGTCGTTCTTAACAACGAAAAAATAGAAATAGTAGATATCGTCGGACCTGTTTGTGAAACGAGCGATTTCATAGCTCGTGATAGAAAAATTCCTGAAGTTTCAAGGGGCGATTATATTGCTGTTATGACAACTGGGGCTTATGGTTTCGTCTCAAGCTCAAACTACAACGCACGGTTAAGGCCTGCGGAAGTTCTAATTGATGGAGAAAATTATTATCTTATACGAGAACCTGAAACTTTTGAGGATTTGTTAAGTAAAACTGTGTGGATAAAAATATAA
- the radA gene encoding DNA repair protein RadA: MARQKTQFVCQNCGYISLKWMGRCPECNEWNTMVEEIIMPEDKLQEQISLLKQPAIAVDIDKIEMKEDERIKTGIAEFDRVLGGGIVPGSVVLIAGDPGVGKSTLMTQIVPGLKGKKVLYVTGEESVKQLKLRTERLNFPKSFQTKNFLVLAETNLNLIINVIEETNPDVIIIDSIQTMYRPELESAPGSVSQVRECASLLMQVAKNTGKSILLVGHVTKDGLIAGPKVLEHMVDTVLQFEGERHQFYRILRAVKNRFGSTNEIGIFEMTNEGLKEVKNPSDIFLSERTFGISGSSVVACVEGTRPLLVEVQALVTPASYGTPQRTSIGFDYHRLSVLLAVLEKKIGIRLSGHDVFVKIVGGLKIDEPAIDLGVVVAIVSSLKDIPVDSQSVVVGEVGLAGEVRSVTQVEKRIQESAKLGFKKIIVPKNNTRGLKTDAEIEIIGVRKVSQALEELLNI; the protein is encoded by the coding sequence ATGGCAAGACAAAAGACACAATTCGTATGCCAAAATTGTGGATACATTTCGTTAAAGTGGATGGGTAGATGCCCTGAATGTAATGAGTGGAATACTATGGTTGAGGAGATAATAATGCCTGAAGATAAATTGCAAGAACAAATTTCACTTTTGAAGCAACCTGCTATCGCCGTTGATATTGATAAGATTGAAATGAAAGAGGACGAGAGGATAAAAACTGGGATAGCTGAATTTGATCGTGTGCTTGGAGGTGGAATTGTGCCTGGGTCGGTGGTTTTAATAGCTGGAGATCCAGGGGTTGGAAAATCAACTTTGATGACTCAAATCGTTCCAGGTTTAAAGGGAAAAAAGGTTCTTTATGTTACAGGTGAGGAATCCGTAAAGCAACTCAAACTTAGAACTGAAAGATTGAACTTTCCTAAATCTTTTCAGACAAAAAATTTTCTCGTGCTTGCGGAGACAAATCTAAATCTTATAATAAATGTAATTGAAGAAACGAATCCCGATGTGATCATAATTGACTCTATACAAACGATGTATAGACCAGAGCTTGAAAGTGCCCCTGGAAGTGTTAGTCAGGTTCGTGAATGTGCCTCTTTACTGATGCAGGTTGCGAAAAATACTGGTAAATCAATCCTTCTTGTCGGACATGTCACAAAAGACGGCTTAATCGCAGGTCCAAAGGTTCTTGAGCATATGGTTGACACCGTTTTACAATTTGAGGGTGAAAGACATCAGTTTTACAGAATCTTAAGAGCTGTAAAAAACAGGTTCGGTTCAACGAATGAAATTGGAATTTTTGAGATGACAAATGAGGGTCTAAAGGAAGTTAAGAATCCATCTGATATATTTCTTTCGGAGCGAACATTTGGGATATCCGGTTCATCTGTTGTTGCTTGCGTTGAGGGGACGAGACCTCTTCTTGTGGAGGTTCAAGCTCTTGTCACGCCAGCAAGTTATGGAACACCTCAAAGAACATCAATTGGATTTGATTACCATCGTCTCTCTGTCCTCCTTGCTGTGCTTGAGAAGAAAATCGGTATAAGGTTAAGTGGTCATGATGTTTTTGTGAAGATCGTTGGCGGTTTGAAAATTGATGAGCCTGCAATAGATCTTGGTGTTGTTGTTGCGATAGTGTCAAGTTTGAAAGACATACCTGTTGATTCGCAGTCGGTTGTCGTTGGCGAAGTTGGTCTCGCTGGTGAAGTTAGATCCGTGACACAAGTGGAAAAAAGAATTCAAGAGTCGGCAAAACTTGGTTTTAAGAAAATAATCGTCCCTAAAAACAATACGCGTGGTTTAAAAACCGACGCTGAAATTGAAATCATTGGCGTTAGAAAAGTAAGTCAAGCACTTGAAGAACTTTTAAACATTTAA